DNA from Nitrospirota bacterium:
AAGTCTTTTTCCTGAAAAGGGTATAATGAAATATGAAGGGACTTCTCATATTTCTGCTCCTTCTGCCATCTCTCGCAGCAGCCTTTATGTCTGACGATGAGCTCGCAGTCCTTCAGCGGACCTCAGCAGGCTGGTCAACAGGAGAGAGGATAGCCTTCTGGGCAGAGCAGTTCATCAACACGCCGTATGACCCTGATCCTTTTGGTGAATATGTGAGAAATAATGTCCTTGTTGCTGATGATCGGGTTGACTGCATGTACCATGCGTTCAGATCGGTTGAACTTGCCCTGGGAAAGGATCCTGCTGACTCGTTAACCGTGGCCCTTGACAAGCGCTTTCATGGAAAGGGCCTTGTTGAGAACGGGAAGGTCAGCAACTATGCAGATAGATTCAGATATGGCGAGGACATGATCGAAAGCGGGAAATGGGGCAGGGAGATTACATCAGAGCTTGGAGGGACCGTCATGATCAAGGGCGCGCGGGGCAGGGAGCGCGTTGTCATGATACGGAAGCACAATATTCCGGACGTGCAGGGCAGACTCCGGAACGGTGACCTTGTTTTTTTTGTCAAGGACCCGAAAAAAAGGGTCTCAGGAGAGATCATCGGGCATATCGGCATTATTAAGATCGAGGAAGAAAAGACATATCTCGTGAGTGCTTTTGGCAGAAAAAACAGAGGAGGAACCGTGAGAAAGGTCCTCTTATCAGACTACAGTACAGGAATGCCGTTTGCCGGGATACGGGTATCCCGCCTGGAATAAGCATGCACTGTCCAGAATACGATATGGTCTATTGGAACAGACAGGACTGATTATTTGTTCCTCCTCTGATGCTTGGTCTTCCTGAGCAGCTTCTTATGTTTATGCTTGCTCATCTTCTTTTTGCGCCACTTGACTACGCTTCCCACACACTCACCTCCTTTTATTCGATTTTAACGTATTACAGCCAGCAGCAGAGCGAGAAAAACTGCCCATCTATCCCTTTACTGCGCAATAATCCCTATCTGCCCGTTTCTTAAATTCTCTTGCCTGGTCAATGAAGGCTTCAAGCTGTATCTCGGTAGTCAGAGACTCTGTCCCATCGTAGGGTATGCTCAAGCACGGGATCTTATGATTATTCTTGACCCCTCGCAGAAGTGCATTGACTATCGTGCCCGGCATGCAGCCAAAAGGCATTGCATTGACAATGCCTGAAGCCCCTCTCCTGATAAGGTCAATACTTTTCCCGATGCTCAGGATGGCCTCGCCTTCAAAGGTCGGGTGGATATAGGGGCGCGCATTCTGCATAACTGTCCGTGTGTCAGGTTCATGCAGCGTGCGCAGAAAGCCCGAAAAAAGCCTTCCCAATCTATGTTCTACCCTCTTTTGAAAGAACCTCTTTGACAGAAGAGTAATCATACCAGACAGGTCTTTTTTAATCAAGACCTTGCGGATACCCATGAGGTTGATATAGCTGATCCATTCGTCGACCGGGGTGAGATATGCCTCTCCGCCGAGTGCCTCGATCCTTCTGACAAGATTATCATTGGAGAATCTGTTGGAGCGGACAAAGATCTCGCCGACAATGCCGATGAGGGGTTTTACCTCTTTTTGGACAGGGATGCCCTCAAATTCCCGCCGCGCTGTCTTCAATACTTCTTCAATGTTCCCGTTTCTTGTGCTGAGCGTTCTGCGCAGCACAAGCAGATGTTTCTGATAGGTACGGTCAGTTAACCCTTTTTCTTTTTCATAGGGTCTTGTCTCAAGAAGACATTTTCTGAGAAGGCTTATGGACACTACGCCCTCCCAGACCCTCATTGCATACCCTTTCCCTGCCAGACCAAGGTGCTTATAAAAATGCTCGTCCTGATTTGGCGAAAAGACCGGAAGATCTTCCATGCCAAGATCACGGATCACCTGCCTTTGGAAGATATTATACTGACCGAACCGGCAGGGGCCTGTGCCCGACGGCATAAAGAAAGCCGACCGTTTCGGATCAAATCCAGGTTCCAGGGCCTTCTTTATCATATCCCCGGTTGTTACTGCGCAGGGATAGCATTCCTTTCCTGATACGAACCTCCTGCCCAGATCAACGGACTCCTGGCTTGACTCCGGGAGCACTTCTGCCGCGGTGCCGCAATACGAGAATGCAGCTGCGATCGCAAAGGCATGGTCAGACATAGGCGGAATATAAACGGTTCGGGAGGCGTCGTGCTTAATGTGTGATGGGCTGATCTTCTGAATGCTCTTCGTATGCTTCCTGATCGCGGCTGCTGCATCGCGGTTCTGAATGCTGTCGAGAAAGGCCTCGCACCGCGTTATTGCCCCTGCATCAGCACTGTGAGCATCAAGTTCAAGATGGAGATAGGATTTCCCTGCCATCTCTTCTTCAAAGAACTTCAGAATGAAGGAGTCCGGGCCGCAGGAAAAGTTGCCGATATAGACGGCATCAAGGAGCGGGTTAGAGGCTATGATCCTGCCTGCGCTGAGGATCCGCTGCCCGGCTCTCCAATACATATTGGGCCAGTCTTTTCTTATTTCCTCCTGCTGGAGCGGCAGAAAATCCATCGGAATGGTGAGCACGCCGAGGTTACCGATCTTTTTCGGGATGTCAAGGTTCATGCCCTTATCAAAAGAATTGTACGCTCTTCCGACGATAACAAGGGCTTTATCATTCAGGGATTCGAGGACTTCCCTTCCTTTTTCCTTTATCGTTTGCACAAAGGCTTCCTGCATCTTGTTTGCGGCAGCCATGGCTGACGATATCTCGGCAGAGGAGATCTTGAACTGCTTCAGGCTTTGCCGGAGTTCCTGCTTAAGGTTATTCTTTCCCCTGGACAGCCTGACCGCAGGCATGATGAAGGTTGTGTCAGGAAAAGCGGTCTTTGCCATGTAGGGTATGGCCTGGGTATAAGGACAGGCAAGGCCGGACTTTGCAGGGTCAATATCAGCATTCAGATCAATAAAACTCGGTACAAGAACAGCATCCACCTCTTCCTGTATGAGATGAGCGATGTGGCCATGCGCTGCCTTTACAGGGAAACATGTCTCTGCAAGGATGGTCTCATTGCCAAGGTCAATAATACTCCTTTCTGCCCGTGGAGAAACGACAACCTCGAAGCCGAGTTCCCATAAGAGTGTTGTCCAGTAGGGCAGAAGATCGTGGAAATAGAAGATAAAGGGAATGCCGATCCTGCCACGTGAAGCGTGATGCTTGAAACGTGATGCGGTTTTCTTTGTTGACTCGTTACGCTTTACGTATAACGCCTTACGGTCGATATGCGCCTGCCAGAGCATCTCATCCCTGAATGCGAAGAGGTCAGGCAAGTCCGCTCTGACCGGCTTTTTTCTTACATCATATTTTTCGCATCTGCCGCCGTAATAGAGATGATCCTTCACGCCCTGCACGTTTATGCGGTTGATCTCACAGATATTTGAACAGCCTTTGCACGCAAAGGACGTTATCTCGTACGGGAGCTGTGAGGCCTCAAAGCCTTTAAAGGACGTTCGGAGTTCAGGGTTCGGAGTTTTAAGTTTTCCTTCTGACTGCTGATAGCTGACTGCTGATAACTGATTTGATATATGTTCTCTTGCTATCAGTGCCATGCCGATGGCGCCGGTAACGTCATGATGCTCCGGCACAATGACTTTTTTACCAAGATAATTTTCGAAGGCTGCAACAACCGCCTTATTAAAGGCGACCCCGCCCTGAAAGAATATTTTCTCTCCGATCGGCCGCTTGCAGACCACGCGGTTTATGTAGTTTTGAACTATTGAATACGCGAGCCCTGCGAGAAGTTCCTCTTTCGGCAGACCTCTCTGAAGGTTTGCCATAAGCGAGTTCTCCATGAAGACCGTGCAGCGTTCACCCAGCCTGCAGGGATTTTTTGCGCATAGCGCGATCTCCTGAAATTCAGCCTTGACCGAGATGTTCAGCTTCTCTGCCTGTTCCTCCAAAAAAGAACCTGTTCCTGCGGCGCAGGCCTTGTTCATTTCGAAATCGACGATCACCCCGTTCTTCAGCGCGATATATTTCGAGTCCTGCCCGCCGATCTCGAATATCGTATCAACATCTTTATCGATAAAGGCTGCTGCTGTTGCCTGCGCAGTTATCTCATTTTTTACGATGTCAGCTCCGATGTAATCAGCAATCATATATCTGCCGGAACCGGTCGTTCCGACCCCGGCAATGACGATCCTGTCGCCGATCTCACTGCGTATCTCTTCAAGCCCCTGCTTTACTGCCTCAATGGGTCTGCCCGCTGTCATCAGGTAACGCTTGGCGATCACATTGCAGTTTTCATCTATGATCGCGAGATTTGTGCTGATCGACCCGATATCAACGCCAAGGTAAGTTTTTAAAGGCTGTGATGAGTGATTGGTGATGAGTGATGAGTTCGGTTCAGGCTTTAAGGGTTCTTTATGTTTTGACCCATTACCCTTTACCCGCAACCCATTACGGCTTTCGAGGTGTCTTTTCGCAAAGTCAGCTCCCCGGGCAACAAGAGGGGCGTAGCCCTTTTCCTGCGGTTTTTCAGTATTAATGAAATCTTCCAGAGATGACAGGTCAAAGGCATGAAACCTGCCTGAGTCCAGATCCTTCCATGCTGAACCGATGGCGCCCATGAGCGCGAATTCCTCGGGGATGAACAAGTTGTCAAGAGAGAATATCTCACGAAAGGCCCTTACCATCCCCTTGTTTGCTGCAACGCCGCCCTGGAAAGAGACAGGGTTTTCAAGAATGCGGCCTTTTGCGATAGAGCCCTTGAAATTGCGGGCAACGGCAAAGCAGAGGCCGGCTGCGATATCCTCTACCGGTGTGGCGATCTGCTGCAGATGGATCATGTCAGACTTGGCAAAGACACTGCATCTTCCGGCGATCCTGGGAGGTTTTCGTGACTCAAGGCTGAGCCTGCTGAACTCCTCTATCGAGAGGTTGAGCCGTTCTGCCTGCTGGTCAAGAAACGAGCCGGTGCCTGCTGCACAGACCGAGTTCATCGCAAAGTCTTTTGCTGAGCACGTGTCTTCACCAAGAAATATGAGTTTTGAATCCTCGCCGCCAAGTTCAATGATCGTTCTTACCTTGGGGTAGAGTTTCCGCGTTGCATAGGCATGGGCGACCACTTCGTTGACCGGTGGAATGCCGAGGATCGATCCGATCGATCTTCCGGCAGAACCAGTGAGAGACAGTGATGCGTGATGAGTAATGAGTGACGAGTCCGGTTCCGGTCTTAAGGTTTTTTTATGTTTTAACCCGTTACCCGTTATACATAACCCGTCACGCGTTACGGCCTTCAGGAGTTCGAGCGAGACATGAAGCGGCCTTCCCTTATGACGCAGATAGGCGCTGCCGAGAATGTCTCCCCTGTCATTAAGGATAATGATCTTAACTGCTACAGAACCTGCATCCAGCCCGATATAGTTCATATTTTTAAAGGTTTTTTTGTTGCATTATACCATAAGAATTTGTCAGGTATGAGCTTTTCCCGGGCTGCCAGGGACATACTTAGTAAAAGCTGTTCTCCGCAGCAGAGCTGGAATGGTTGAAACCGGGTTGATGCATTATATATTTTATTCATACTCTTATCTGTAAATTGACATTAAAAAGAATTTCACTGACATAAAATGTCACTTGACTCTGAGTTGTTATCAGAGGTATAGTTTTTAACTTTAAATAACAGCAAGTTATATGATGATTCATTGGCATAGCAGTTGCATATTGTTATAGAGCAACAGGCGAATCAGGCTTTTGGCATTGTGACATTTTGTCACATAATTTTAATCTCAAAGAACAAGGAGGAATCATCATGTATCAGGCAATGTACAATGTTAAGAATCAAAAAGGCTTTACCCTTATCGAACTCCTGATCGTTGTCGCGATCATCGGTATTCTCGCGGCAATCGCTATACCGGGCTATCTCGGTATGCAGGAAAGGTCAAGGAAGGGAGCAGTTACAAGGTCAGCAGCATCGGCTGAGCCGGATGTCCAGGGTTGGCTTTTGGCAGCTGGCAAGGGCCTTGCAGCCGGGACAGGACCTGCAGGGACGCTTGTCGAAGTTGACACCAATGGCAACGGAACCATTGCAACTCCTGACCTGAACAATTCGGCCCTTGGCGCATTGCTTACGGCAACAACCCTTTGCTCTCAGTATGTCAGTGCAAAATGGGCGCTCCAGGGTGAAATGTCCCCGTGGGCTACAACTACAGGAACACTCTGGGTTGACGGCGCTGCTCAACCAGGCAGGATAGCCTGCTCCATAAGCGGTACAGCTGCTGTCATTACGGCACAGGATGCCCAGGGTAACACAATTCATACCAAGTCGGTCTATTCCGACTAATTTTTTCTGCTTGTTGTTTTCGGGTCAGGGCAACCCCCTGACCCGAATTCATTATGACCGATAAAATAATCAAGCGATTACACGCAGTATCATTTTCCCTCATCTTTATTGCATTTTTTTACGGTTATCTCCTTACGCCTCTCTGGGACTATGACTTCTGGTGGCATATAGCCACAGGAAGATATATAGCAACCGAGGGGCATCTGCCCCAATCAGATCCATTTTCGTATACCTCTGTCATGGAGGAGAATAAAAATGTCTTTCCTGAGAGAGAAGTTTTTTTCCTGAAGCAGTACTGGTTTGCCCAAGTCATATTCTATTTTATCTTTTCTCTGTTTGGATCATCCGGCATGATAATTACCCGGTCGCTTCTGCTCCTTCTGACAGTTCTTACTGTCTCTTGGCGGCTTAGGCGAGATGGTGTAAGTTTTTATATTAACTTTGTATTGACTTTTCTGCTGTTTATGCTCAGTCTCAGATCTCTCGGGGAAAGGCCTGTGCTCTTCTCCATGCTATTTACCGCCCTTGTCATATTTCTTCTCGAGGAGTTCAGGGAGAGGAAAGGGCGGTTGTTGTTCCTGCTTGTACCGCTCCTGCTTGTCTGGGCGAATATGCACGGGGCTTTTGTCCTCGGTATCATCATAATCTCTCTTTATATGCTTAGTGAAGCATTGAAATTAGGTCTCCGGCGCTCTGAATTGACACAAAAGGATGCTATAGTCTTCTTTTCAGCCACTCTCATGGCAATTCTTGTTACGTATATCAATCCATGCGGCTGGGATGCTTTTTCTATGTCCCTGAACCCAAAATATGACATATTTCAGAAAGGTATTCAGGAATATATGTCACCTTTGGCTGTTTATAAGGAAAAGATCGGCACTCTTGACTACAACTATGCAGCAATAGCAGCCCTGTTTCCCCTTGTTGTGATAATCAGGAACAGAAGGATGGACCTTGCTCATTTTCTGGTGCTGCTCGGTTTTTTTGTCATGAGCGCAAAGGCCGGCAGGTTCATTTTCTTTTACGGCATCATTGCTTCCATGCTGCTGGGCAAGGAGCTTGGTCCTCTTATAACCGGCTTCATCGAAAAAAGACTTTCTGCTGGAACATATCATAAAATACAGGCCGGATTTGCTCTGGCAGCAATTATTTCGACAGCTCTCTTTGTTGTTGGGCTGTCCTCATCCGGGAAACCGAGACTGAACGTGGCCCGGCAGTGGAGCGTGCCAGAGAAGGCAGTCGATTTTATCGAAAAGAACAAACTGCAGGGGAATATTTTCAATGATTACGGTTATGGTGGGTATCTTGCCTGGAGGCTCTATCCCAATAAGACCTTTATCGACAGCAGGACCCTGAATCTTACGGTTACAAATGAATATGGGTGGGTCATCGATTCTGTAGAAAAAGTCGAGGGCATCAGGACAGCCAACGAAAAAACGCCGCTATGGGAAGGGATTCTGAATCACTACAAGATCAGTTATATGTTTTTGTCGATTACGGATATTTATGGTGGTCTGCATCCAATTATTCTTGACCTTGCGGCAGGTGAGAAATGGGTGCCTGTCTATATTGATAAGATTAGTATCATCTTTGTCAAAAACATCGATGCGAACAGAGAGATAATTTCGGAGTATAAGATGGCCGATGATTATGTGTATAATGTCCTCATATACAAGCTCGCAGCATTGACACAGGGAGACCGCATTAATCCACGTTCTCTTGTTTCACTCGGAAAACTTTTCTCAAAGGTTGGCCGCGTTGACGATGCGGTGAAGGCATACCGCTTGGCCGCTGAACGCCTACATGACCCTGATTTGATGAAGAGAATTGAACAGATGGATGCTATAATTGCTCAGCAGGGCACTGCAGGCGGCAAGGAGAACCGCAGCCCTCAAGAAAGAGATAATGAAAAAAGCATGGCTGAATAAAAATGTCTTTGTGACAGGATGCACAGGACTATTGGGGTCCTGGCTTGCTGAGAATTTACTCGACCAGGGAGCGAACGTGATCGCACTTATGCGTGACCACGTCCCTTATTCAAGAGTAAGCAGGGAAGGGATTGCAGACAAGATCGCTGCAATATCAGGGAACCTTGAGGATATGGCAGTTGTTGAGCGCGCGTTAAATGAATATGAAATAGATACGGTGTTCCACCTTGGTGCACAGACGATCGTTCCGATTGCTAACAATAATCCTCTTTCTACGTTTGAGTCAAATATCAGGGGAACCTGGGTTTTGCTCGAAGCCTGCAGACGGAACAGGCGTGTAAAGAAGATAGTGGTAGCATCGAGCGACAAGGCATACGGCGATCAGGAGCATCTTCCTTATCGTGAAGATATGCCGCTCAGGGGAAGGAATCCCTATGATGTATCGAAAAGCTGTGCGGATCTCATTTCCCAGATGTATTTTCATTCCTATGGCCTGCCGGTCTGTGTCACGCGGTGCGGGAATCTTTTCGGTGGCGGCGACCTTAACTTTAACAGGATAGTGCCGGGGACCATACGGTCAGTTCTTTTCGGCGAGCAGCCGGTGATCAGGAGCGACGGCAGTTTTGTAAGGGATTATTTTTATGTGAGAGACGCTGCCGAAGCGTATATCCTTCTTGCAGAGCAGATGGAAGACCCGGGGCTCTGGGGGCATGCATTTAACTTTGGCAATGATGAGCCGATAACAGTACTCGAAATTGTGAAGGAGATCCTTTCGGCCATGGACGCCGCAGGTCCGGCCCCATTGGTGCTTAATCAGGCAAACAGTGAGATTCACAAACAGTATCTTTCGTCGGAGAAGGCGCGCACCATGCTCCGCTGGTCCCCGTCCTTTTCTCTTCAGAAGGGGCTCAGAGAAACGGTCGATTGGTACAAGGCTTTTTTCAGTTCAACATAATAGCTCATGGATAAGGACTATGTTTCGCTCTATCACGCCCTGGAGGAGTCGCATTGGTGGTTTGTCGGCCGGCGTGATATGGTATGGCGGCTTCTCAAAGATCTTGACAGGAACTTGTCGATCCTTGAGGTCGGTTGTTCCGGTGGGCCTCTTATCCGTCTGCTGCAGAGGGAAGGGTTTGCAAAGGTGGCCGGGATCGATATCAATGAATGCTCTGTGCAGCTCTGCAGGAGCCTTGGGGACGCCGCAGTGAAGGTAGCCGATGGATGTTCCACAGGGTTCAGCGACGAACAGTTTGACGTTGTGGTCGCTTCGGATGTGCTTGAACATATTGAGGACCCTGTCCAGGGACTGAGAGAATGGTCGAGAATACTGAGGCCAAAGGGTATTGTGCTAGTGTTTGTGCCTGCTTTTCAATTTCTCTGGAGCCGGCATGACGAAGTCAATCGTCATTACCGGCGGTACACAAAACAGGAGATCGTAACCCTTTTGGAACAGGCCGATTTTTATATTGAACGCGCAGCATACTGGAATTTTTGCTTTTTCTTTCCTGCATTGCTTGTTCGCACCATGCGAAGGATATTCAGCAGGCAACAGGGTGAAAAAGAGGGGAGCGATCTGACCGCATCAGGCAGCATCGTAAACAGAATATTTGAAGCGGTGCTCAAGGCTGAAAACAGTTTGCTGGCAGCAGGACTGAACTTTCCCTTTGGGCTCAGTCTGTTTGCGATCGCAAGGAAGCCATGAGAAGAATAGGTCTTTTATCAATTGTTGTCCCCTGCCACAATGAAGAAGAGATCGTGCACGGTACACATAGAAGGCTGTCTGATATTATGGCCGGTCTGCTTTCGCGGGGGACAATATCGGGGTACGAACTTGTTTTTGTTGATAATGGGTCCACAGACCGAACGCTGAACGAATTGAAGGCCCTTTTTGATCAGGACCCGCATCTGAGGATCATATCGCTGAGAAGAAACTTCGGTTTTCAGGGATCGCTCTCAGCAGGCCTGTATCATGCAAAGGGTGATGCCGTGGTGACCATAGACGCAGACCTTCAGGATCCGCCGGAAAAGATAGAAGAAATGATCGGCCATTATGAGCAGGGACACGACCTTGTGCTTGGTGTCAGAAGATCCCGGGAAAAGGACTCTTTCTTTAAAAGATTTTTTGCCGAGAGCTACTACCGGCTTCTCAAGCTTCTCGGGGTGAACATTGTCTATAACCACGGTGACTTCAGGCTCATGTCACGATCACTCCTGGCTGAGTTCAATGCCCTGCCCGAGCGAAACCGGCTTATCAGGGCAATGATCCTGCAGCTGGAATCCAGGTATGCTGTTGTCTCGTATGAAAGGGAGAAGAGGACCGCAGGAGAATCCAAGTTTACGATCAGTTCTCTCTTCTCGCTCAGCCTTGACGGCATTGTTTCCTTTACCTATATTCCCCTTCGCTTCGCATCTATTGCCGGCATTGTATCCGCTTTTATTGCTGCTGCCGGAAGTTTCTGGGTACTGTATATCAAGTTATTCACTGACAAATTCATACCCGGCTGGGCCTCTATTCTCCTGCCTGTTTTGGCTGTCGGAGGTATCCAGTTATTCGCTCTGGGCATAATCGGAGAGTACATTGGGAGGCTCTATGTCGAGGTGAAGCAGCGCCCCATGTTTGTTGTACGCGAGGAATTTTCACATTCTTCCCGCTCAGCGGACACAGGGAAGGCAGAGGAGAGAACGCATGAAGAATAACGACATCCCTGTGGTGATCCTGGCTGGAGGCTTCGGCACGCGGCTGAGAGAACAGACAGAGTTCATACCCAAGCCTATGGTCCCTGTAGGGGGAAAGCCGATACTCTGGCATATCATGAAGTTATATGCCCATCATGGGTTCCGGCGTTTCATCATCTGTCTGGGCTATAAAGGCGAGATCATCAAGGAATATTTTTTCCATTATCGGATGAGGATCCATGATTTCACCATCGATCTCGCTAAAGAGGAGAGTATTGTTTTTCACCATTCAGGTGCCAGGGATGACTGGGAAGTGACCCTTGCAGACACCGGGCTTAAGGCAATGACCGGAGCCCGCATAAAGAACATCGAAAAGTATATCAACTCTGACCTGTTCCTTCTGACCTATGGCGATGGCGTGTCTGATGTTGATGTGCGCAAGACCGTTGACTTTCACCTCTCGCACGGGAAAGTGGCGACCGTAACCGGTGTAAGGCCACCTTCAAGGTTTGGGGAGCTGGTCATTGAGGGCGACCGCGTTGCTGAATTCGGGGAGAAGCCGCAGGCCGGCGATGGCGTTATCAATGGCGGCTTTTTTGTCTTGAGCAAAGGTGTCTTTAACTACCTTTCTTCTGATGATGATTGTGTCTTTGAGAAAGAGCCCCTTGAAAGACTTGCGAAAGACCGGAATCTCATGGTTTACCACCACCCAGGATTCTGGCAGTGCATGGATACGCTCCGCGATATGGACCTTCTGAACCGCCTCTGCGAGAGCGGAGATGCACCCTGGAAAGTATGGAATGACGCATAGTCAGCTGTTTGCCGGCATACCGGTCCTGGTGACCGGTGCAAACGGTTTTATCGGGTCCCATCTGAGCCGGTATCTGGTCAATCTTAATGCCGATGTCCATCTCTTTCTGAGGGAAGGTTGTGATATGACAAGGATTCGGGACATCGAACCACGAGTGCGGATCTGGCGCGGCGATATGGTGAATTTTCATTCACTTCTGGGCTGTTTTAGTGCTGCTGCCCCGAAGCTCATCTTCCATCTTGCCGCAGTTCTTAATGTCAGCAGGGACATCCGATTGTTGAATTCAGCACTCGATACAAACTTCCAGGGAACGCTGAACCTCTTCAGGGCGGTCCAGAAAACAGGCATTTCTCCTGATTGCATAATAAACACCGGAAGTTCGGAAGAATACGGCTCAGGAGCAGCGCCTTTTGAGGAATCTCAAAGGGAAATGCCGGTTTCGCCATACTCGGTCAGCAAGGTGGCGGCAACGCATCTTGGTCAGATGCTGTACAGGACATCCGGTCTGCCTGTTGTAACGCTCAGACCATTTCTCGTATACGGTCCCGGACAGAGTACGAATATGTTTATCCCCTCATTGATCCGGCACTGCCTCGAAAAAAAGGACTTCAGCATGACCGAAGGAGATCAGACAAGGGATTTTGTATATGTGGATGACGTCGTTGATGCATATGCACGAGCTGCTGTAAGCAGACTGGCGGCAGGAGAGGTAATCAATGTCGGCAGCGGAATAGAGAATCAGATCAGGCACGTTGCCGAGCAGGTAGTACATAAAATGGGATCTCCTGTCAGACTGATGATCGGGGCACTGCAGAAAAGAACTGGAGAGGCAGATCATTTCTTCTGCGATAATAGCAAAGCGCGGGAGGTCCTTGGTTGGGCCCCTTTGATCTCACTTGACGATGGCCTTGACAGAACAATTCAGTGGTATCAGCATAGTTTTCTGGAGAGTATCCGATAGTTGTGGTATAGGGGATTAGGCTGAAGTATGGTAACATTAGCAATAATGTTAGCTTGCAGACAGAGATATATTGAGAAGGAGAAATAGCTATGAACAAGAAAGGTTTTACCCTGATCGAGCTTCTGATTGTAGTAGCGATTATCGGCATTCTTGCGGCTATTGCTATCCCCGGCTATTTAGGGATGCAGAGGAGGGCAGCGAGGACAGAGGCATACACGAACCTCGAGAACTTGCGGCTTCTTGAAGAGCAGTACTTTGCAGAAAATGGTTGTTATTACCGTCCGGCAGGGGTGTGTACAACCCTGGCGAACATGAACCTGGCGGCCATTCAGGTATTTCTTCCAAGATTTACTCCGGGAACTAGCCTGCAGTATGATTATACCTTGTCAACGACGGGAGTGGCTGCTGCAGGCTTTACTGCGAGGGCTCAGGGTAGAGCCGGGACAAGAGTTGCAGGCGATGACTTTACGATCGACAATAATAACAACAGAAACTTCTAATGGCTTTTTCATTGCCCCCTGAGCAGAGCCGTAAGATCGGCTCTGCAGCCTTAGGGCTTATTGGGCTCCTGCTTCTCGGTTTTCTTATCTATAGCAATGTAGTAAAGGCCCCCTTTATTTTTGATGACAGGGGCATCATTACTGAGAATCAGACGATAAAGAGCCTGCCGATAACCCTGCGGAATTTTTCCGGCAGTCGGTATGTTGGGTACCTGAGCTTTGCACTGAATTACGCTTATGGCGGTCTCGCTGTTCAGGGATATCACCTGACAAATATCGGTATTCACATTGCCAATGCGCTGATATTGTTTATTTTTATATGTCTTTTTTGCTCCACTCCGGAGATTCAAAGGGCGTATTCTTCGAAGGACTTTCTCGCATTTTCCTCTGTATTTATTTTTCTTGTGCAGCCAATACAGACCCA
Protein-coding regions in this window:
- a CDS encoding glycosyltransferase family 2 protein produces the protein MRRIGLLSIVVPCHNEEEIVHGTHRRLSDIMAGLLSRGTISGYELVFVDNGSTDRTLNELKALFDQDPHLRIISLRRNFGFQGSLSAGLYHAKGDAVVTIDADLQDPPEKIEEMIGHYEQGHDLVLGVRRSREKDSFFKRFFAESYYRLLKLLGVNIVYNHGDFRLMSRSLLAEFNALPERNRLIRAMILQLESRYAVVSYEREKRTAGESKFTISSLFSLSLDGIVSFTYIPLRFASIAGIVSAFIAAAGSFWVLYIKLFTDKFIPGWASILLPVLAVGGIQLFALGIIGEYIGRLYVEVKQRPMFVVREEFSHSSRSADTGKAEERTHEE
- the rfbF gene encoding glucose-1-phosphate cytidylyltransferase, which gives rise to MPVVILAGGFGTRLREQTEFIPKPMVPVGGKPILWHIMKLYAHHGFRRFIICLGYKGEIIKEYFFHYRMRIHDFTIDLAKEESIVFHHSGARDDWEVTLADTGLKAMTGARIKNIEKYINSDLFLLTYGDGVSDVDVRKTVDFHLSHGKVATVTGVRPPSRFGELVIEGDRVAEFGEKPQAGDGVINGGFFVLSKGVFNYLSSDDDCVFEKEPLERLAKDRNLMVYHHPGFWQCMDTLRDMDLLNRLCESGDAPWKVWNDA
- a CDS encoding GDP-mannose 4,6-dehydratase, yielding MTHSQLFAGIPVLVTGANGFIGSHLSRYLVNLNADVHLFLREGCDMTRIRDIEPRVRIWRGDMVNFHSLLGCFSAAAPKLIFHLAAVLNVSRDIRLLNSALDTNFQGTLNLFRAVQKTGISPDCIINTGSSEEYGSGAAPFEESQREMPVSPYSVSKVAATHLGQMLYRTSGLPVVTLRPFLVYGPGQSTNMFIPSLIRHCLEKKDFSMTEGDQTRDFVYVDDVVDAYARAAVSRLAAGEVINVGSGIENQIRHVAEQVVHKMGSPVRLMIGALQKRTGEADHFFCDNSKAREVLGWAPLISLDDGLDRTIQWYQHSFLESIR